GATTCGTATATCACCAAGACTGCGTCTCTACTATATTACTGCATATGGTGCACAACTATTAATCTTGACTAAATCTAATTTTTTCATTCTTACAACACACAAAATGAATCTGCTTCCTTACCGGTTCTGCGGCGATAGTCATCACGCATACGCTTTTCCATTTGTGCTATGTATTCTGCCTTCCGCTCTCTAGAAGCCTTGAAGCGACGCATAAAATCTGCTTTTTTTTCTTCTATGGTCATAACGTCGTATTCTTCTTAGTAAGTATCCAACCTGTCATTTTATTTAACTGCATAATGAGCCAAAAAATCCTTAGGGGTCAAGACTTGCAATTCCGAAAAAGGAAAATCCTTAACGTTTCTGGTAACAATACAATCCACACCTATTGCCTTAGCAGAAAAATATTGCAATGCATCTTCAAAGTCCTTAGCCTGCAAAGTTACTGCGGACTTTACAGCATTCGAATCGACAGATGCTATTTCGGCAAATTCAAACAAACTTGCAAGTACAGCATATATCGCTTCACCAGGGAACTTCTTTCTGCCTATATACGCCATATTAGCACAAGTTAAAGAAGATACATACAATGAACATCCTTGATTATATCCATAAGCCAAGATGGCTTCAGCATCATCACTAAAGCCTTCTCGATCCAGATAATAATCAAGAACCACATTCGTATCTAAAAATACCTTCTTCATTACTTGCTCAATATATAGTTTAATCTTTCATCCTCACTATCTTCCACACCAGCTAATACTCCTCGCATCTTTTTCAAATGCAAAGGCAACTGATACCGAGATGCTTTCGAATGCGGCTTAGCAAACTTAAACTCCTCTATAAAGAAACGAAAAGACTTCTTCACAACATCTGCTACATCCAAATTGTTTACATGAGCAAAATTTTCTATGTCGTGATATGTATTATTATCTATTGTAATTGTATTCATAATTGTATCTCCTTTTTTTGACTGCAAATATATGGTTTTTATATGAAACTACCAAATTTTTAAAGAAATTTTTGTTTTAAGTCCAAATCCCACGCAGATTCATTCGAGAATTTTCCTCTCGAATCGTCTTTTCATCAGATGAACCTTGCTGCAATGAGACTTGAAGCTCTGCGACACGAGATTGCATATGCTTCAGTTCTGCATGCATGGATGGTATCAAACTCTTAATATCTGTATTCATAATATGAAAGGTAATATATTATATAGGTACCGCCATACGGGCTAATGGTGATTTACCGTTCCATACTCCATCCTCAAAATCATTTACCATACAAACACTATATTTCTTGTCTATAGAAGCAAGTGTTGAATCTTTAGTAATACTCTTGAAGGGACAATCTATTATTACTTGAAATGGAGGTATCATATTTCTATTAGACAAAACTTAAACATATATAAACGACTGGGGAACTTTAAAGTTAGCAATAACCGTTGTTGGATCAACAGCCTCCTTGTACTGCTTACATTCCTTTATCTTGAGGGCCACGCCTTTATCTTTTCCTGCATAATACTGTTGGAAGAAAGACTTGGTTACACCAGAGTATTCTTTCGTTTGATTCCAAATATTCGCAGGGGTATCACAGATAATCTCTGCTATCTTGAACTCGCCTACAATCTTGCTGATGGGACGGCTGGCGTAGATATATACGGTATCCACCTTTTGCTTGAAGAGAACCTTGCGGTACTCATATTGCTTTTCCCCAGAAAAGATTTTCTCAACAAACTCTGGCTTAATCGATAATATAACGTTCATCTATTTCTCCTAATTCCAATAGTTTATCAAATTGAGCATCGGTCAACTTGAAGAATCCCCAATACTCAGGGTTCAAGCCAACCTGCTCTTTCATCACTTTATTGATTACTTTCTTAGTGAAAGCTATGTTATACAACATCGTGATGACAATGAAACAATTCCTTGTTCTATACCATCGTCTCAATTCATATTCCTTAAATACCGAATAACGATTGGTATAATTCACAAAAGCATCTTCATTTTCAAAGTCTTTGAAGGTCTTGACCTCACTAACTGTACAAACAGATGTACAAACATGCGATACTTGGCTGGACCTTGGAAATCACTAGTCCTATAAATGACAAGTTTGTCGCCTGTTTTCAAATATCTAGTACCTTTCATCCAGCAAAGGTATATCTTATACCTCAGTTCGGGATAACGAGCTCTATCTAAAGGCTTTATAATGTTTTTATATAAGGGACACAGAGGCTTGGCAACCATCTATATATCTTGGATGGTTGCTGAGACAAAATCCTCCTGTAAAATATGCAATGTTAGAAAAGACTCAGCTGTTTCGTATCTTCGATAACGTATCCAGTAAGTGCCTTGGGCTTGTTGTCAAAGAAACAGTATGCCCCTAATGCAGAAATAATATTTATGATGAAATTCGAAACAGACCTATGACGTGAATGTACTATCTGAGCCGTATTTTTCAACAGGTCATTAATCGTTTCAATGATGTATCTTTTGCGTAGCATCATCTTGTCATAGAACGGCATTAGTTTGTTCTTCATGTTCACTCTCAGTCCTGTAACCAACTGGATGCCTTCCTCAAAAAGCGAATCGAAGAGTTTTTGCGAGATATAGCCTTTATCTGCAAACAGCTTGCCATACAGACGTTTAGCCAATACATCGAATACCGCTGGATCTTTGTCGCTAACGTTTGCACCAGTGAGAACAAAAGCAATTATCTCACCTCTATCATTACAAGCCAGATGTAGCTTGAACCCATGACACCATCCCATTGTTCCCTTTCCGTCTGTGGCAATGCCTTTGAACACTTTGTTGGCATAACGCCTGAGATTGTGGCATATTGGTATCATGGTTGAATCAACAAAGGTTATACCTGTACATCTGCCAAAAGCACGGAGATTCAGGAAGAACATGAGAGGGAAGAATACGCGACTTTCAAGTTCTACAAAACGGTTATAAGACACTGCATTTGGAAAATATGACTTCAATGTTCCTCTAATAAAGAATAGGTAATAATGCTTGAAGTTTCGGAATGAGCCGAAATGGAAATACAGCAAAATCGTCATGATTTCACTATCAGATAAAGAGGCTTTACGTCGTCTGCGCTTTACTCCATCTTCACTCAAAAGCAATTTTCCTGCATTTTCAGCATCAAAAACTTTGTAAAATTCATCAATAATACAAAATAATTCTGTAACTTTGTCCTTGGTAATCTCCATAATGATATCTTTTTATGTTTGTAACTAATTGTATTTCAACTACAAAGATACAAAAAATATCGGAGATTACCAACTTTTTTAGGCACTATTTCTTATCCCGAACTGAGGTATCTTATAGATGCTGTTAGTCTCAGAAACATCCTGTATAAGATCATACTTCTGTTCGTTTTTCAAAATGGAATCCGGAAAAAGCTGTGTATGGTATTCTGGAACTATAGAAAGAACATACTTATTAAAACCCGCTTTTCTAACAAAAGGATAGTCGAGTTTTAAATCACCTATATGGTTTCTCATATTCTTTATCAATACATATTCCGAATTACCGTCCTCATGAGGCTTGTCCGCCTCATGTAAGAATCCAAACTTCTCAAACATACGAATCAAGCCTTGTAACTCATCTGTAGGGAACATGGTGACATAGACTTCTTCCACATCCTCGGCTATAGCCAAATCCATGATTTTCTTCATGAAACGCTCGCCACGTGTGGTATGACGATTGTCATTGTCCACCTTGAATGTGCCGACCTTCAAGCGTTTCCTTGCAGGTTGCACAGGTACCATATCTGATAGTTCCTCTTCCTCTATCTTCAAATAAAGAAAGTCTTTCAGTTCTCTATTAATATAATAGGTGTAGGCTGTTGCACCTGCAGCTTCCTTTTTATGATACCACTCATCAAACTCAGGATAACTCGACCTCAAAGAATCAAAGAATGAATCTTTGAGATTGATGTCTGAAAATCGCTCTAATTGCAAATCCATAATTCAACTTTTATGATTGAAAATTATCTTTTATACTACTAGAAGAATCATCATGTATATTTTGTTTCGCCTGACTAGCATTTGGCGCTATCACGTTGTTGCCACCATTAACATTGAACATAACGTGCGAGTCTTGACACTCCTTGATCTGGTCTATCAGGTCATGGTATTCCTTAGGCATCATCTTTCGGAGCAAACAATGTACACGAGAGATGTCTGCATAATGATTCTCATTCATGAACTCTTGTGCCTTACGTATCATATGAATATATATTTCTCTCATGTTTTCGGGAATATAAGTTACTTGCCCAAGTAATATAATATACTTGGCAAAGTAATATAATATACTTGCTCAAGTAATATAATATACTTTTTGAGGGCTATTTCATCGATTTGACTGGCGGATAGCCTTTTTTCTTGCATCCCATGCATTGTTGATGTAGAGGCGGAGGTTATCTACTCCCTTGCCTGTCTTCACATTCGTGAGGAATGGAAGGAGGAGATGGATGAAATCTTTCTTGGCGATAAGGTCGGCATCTATCGCCTCCTCGTTCTGGCACATCGTGGCTACTACCTCGCCCACTTCCTTTGCTTTCTTGCAAGCGGTGAGGAGAGAGATGTAACCTCGGAGAGATTTCACCTTATTAATATATATAGCGAGACGCTGCTCATCTTCATTAGGTGCATCGGTGGATTCGCCTTCTGAATGGAGCTTTTGGTCTGCGAATTGGTCGCCATAGAAGTTTTGTACGGCTTCTGTGGCATTGGGGAGGATTTGGTTGTTGCCTCCGTATATGTTGAAAGTCACGTTAGACTTGCTGTTTTCTTCCATTTCTAGTAGGGGTATTTAATGGTTGTTCAACGAATATTCAATGGTTATTTAACGCTATTCCATAAAGTTGATTTCGCCTCTCATTTTTTATACCTTTGCATCAGTTAAACGAAGAACGAAGAGTGAAGAGTGAAGAATTCATTACCCCGGGCATTCGACATTCTGAGTTTTGAGTGAGACATAGGTAACATTAGTATTAACATTTTAAAAGAAAGGATTAATTATGATTGAGTATTCTGTATTTTTGATGACCAACTACCTCAAGCCTGAGGACGGGGCTAAGGCTTATGCCAAGAACCAAGTTCGTGAAATCTGGGACTTGAATAAGTTTTGCAAGCACATTGCTTCACACAACGCTGGCTACAGCCGAGGTATGGTGAAAGCCATCCTGTCGGACATGTGTGACTGCATCCTGCATAATGCAGGGTGTGGTCACCCCTTCAAACTTATGTTTCACTTTTAAACACATTTCTG
This Segatella copri DSM 18205 DNA region includes the following protein-coding sequences:
- a CDS encoding IS982 family transposase yields the protein MEITKDKVTELFCIIDEFYKVFDAENAGKLLLSEDGVKRRRRKASLSDSEIMTILLYFHFGSFRNFKHYYLFFIRGTLKSYFPNAVSYNRFVELESRVFFPLMFFLNLRAFGRCTGITFVDSTMIPICHNLRRYANKVFKGIATDGKGTMGWCHGFKLHLACNDRGEIIAFVLTGANVSDKDPAVFDVLAKRLYGKLFADKGYISQKLFDSLFEEGIQLVTGLRVNMKNKLMPFYDKMMLRKRYIIETINDLLKNTAQIVHSRHRSVSNFIINIISALGAYCFFDNKPKALTGYVIEDTKQLSLF
- a CDS encoding transcription-repair coupling factor yields the protein MIRKAQEFMNENHYADISRVHCLLRKMMPKEYHDLIDQIKECQDSHVMFNVNGGNNVIAPNASQAKQNIHDDSSSSIKDNFQS
- a CDS encoding type II toxin-antitoxin system VapC family toxin, giving the protein MKKVFLDTNVVLDYYLDREGFSDDAEAILAYGYNQGCSLYVSSLTCANMAYIGRKKFPGEAIYAVLASLFEFAEIASVDSNAVKSAVTLQAKDFEDALQYFSAKAIGVDCIVTRNVKDFPFSELQVLTPKDFLAHYAVK
- a CDS encoding ASCH domain-containing protein, producing the protein MNVILSIKPEFVEKIFSGEKQYEYRKVLFKQKVDTVYIYASRPISKIVGEFKIAEIICDTPANIWNQTKEYSGVTKSFFQQYYAGKDKGVALKIKECKQYKEAVDPTTVIANFKVPQSFIYV